A window of the Alnus glutinosa chromosome 4, dhAlnGlut1.1, whole genome shotgun sequence genome harbors these coding sequences:
- the LOC133867334 gene encoding thermospermine synthase ACAULIS5 — MGEAVEFFHANGYANGYSNGFSKSCEETNQLDNIIACSWYEEQIDDDLKWSFALKRVLHKGTSEYQDIALLDTKRFGKVLVIDGKMQSAEVDEFIYHECLIHPALLCHPDPRTVFIMGGGEGSAAREALKHKSMEKVVMCDIDQEVVNFCRRYLTVNQETFSHKKLNLVINDAKAELEKRNEKFDIIVGDLADPVEGGPCYQLYTKSFYDNILKPKLNDNGVFVTQAGPAGIFTHKEVFTSIYNTIKQVFKYVMVYTAHVPSFADTWGWVMASDQPFPVNAEDMDQRIEARIDGELLYLNGASFLSSATMNKTVALSLLNETHIYTEESARFIHGHGVAYRH; from the exons ATGGGTGAGGCTGTTGAGTTCTTCCACGCCAATGGGTATGCCAATGGGTATTCCAATGGGTTCTCAAAGAGTTGTGAAGAAACCAATCAGCTCGACAATATTATCGCCTGTAGTTGGTATGAAGAACAGATTGATGATGATCTCAAATGGTCTTTTGCTTTGAAGAG GGTACTCCATAAAGGAACTAGCGAGTATCAGGACATAGCTCTCTTAGATACCAAGCGTTTTGGGAAG GTTTTGGTGATTGATGGGAAGATGCAGAGTGCCGAGGTGGACGAGTTTATTTATCATGAATGCTTGATTCATCCCGCTCTCTTATGTCACCCAGA TCCCAGAACTGTGTTTATAATGGGTGGTGGCGAGGGGTCCGCAGCCAGGGAAGCACTCAAGCACAAATCAATGGAGAAAGTAGTTATGTGCGATATTGACCag GAAGTTGTAAATTTCTGTCGTAGATATTTGACTGTAAATCAGGAGACTTTTTCCCACAAGAAGCTTAATCTTGTTATTAACGATGCCAA GGCTGAACTAGAGAAGAGGAATGAGAAATTCGATATCATAGTCGGAGATTTAGCAGACCCAGTTGAAGGAGGGCCTTGCTATCAACTCTACACAAAATCCTTCTACGACAACATTCTCAAACCCAAGCTCAATGACAATGGCGTCTTTGTGACCCAG gcTGGACCGGCAGGCATTTTCACCCACAAGGAGGTTTTCACCTCCATATACAACACAATCAAGCAGGTCTTCAAGT ATGTGATGGTATATACAGCTCACGTGCCATCTTTTGCGGATACATGGGGATGGGTTATG GCCTCAGACCAACCTTTTCCTGTTAATGCTGAGGATATGGACCAAAGGATTGAGGCAAGAATTGATGGCGAATTACTCTATTTGAATGGTGCTTCGTTCCTCTCCTCTGCCACCATGAATAAGACGGTTGCGTTATC GTTGTTGAATGAAACCCATATCTATACAGAAGAAAGTGCAAGATTCATTCATGGACATGGGGTGGCTTACCGCCATTGA
- the LOC133866673 gene encoding uncharacterized protein LOC133866673, which yields MAASVSMAMPITFAARNKLNQPSSESSFKPLPAIILPSKKAVSVKPKAKAGKLGAQASLKEKAVTGLTAIALTAAMVIPEVAEAADPGLTPSLKNFLLSIVSGGVVLSAIFGAVIGVSNFDPVKRT from the coding sequence ATGGCTGCTTCTGTTTCAATGGCTATGCCAATAACTTTTGCCGCCCGGAACAAGCTAAACCAGCCAAGCTCCGAGTCCTCCTTTAAGCCTTTACCTGCAATAATATTGCCATCAAAGAAGGCCGTGTCCGTGAAGCCAAAGGCCAAAGCAGGCAAGCTTGGAGCGCAGGCCTCTCTTAAGGAAAAGGCAGTGACCGGCCTAACAGCGATTGCGTTGACAGCCGCGATGGTGATACCGGAGGTGGCTGAGGCGGCCGATCCAGGCCTCACCCCATCTCTCAAGAACTTCTTGCTCAGCATTGTTTCCGGTGGAGTCGTGCTCTCTGCGATTTTTGGAGCTGTTATTGGTGTTTCCAACTTCGACCCCGTTAAGCGAACCTGA